Proteins from a single region of Ziziphus jujuba cultivar Dongzao chromosome 1, ASM3175591v1:
- the LOC107423863 gene encoding E3 ubiquitin-protein ligase AIRP2, with protein MYIASMRKSFKDSLKVLEADIQHANTMASEFSREYDGACLQMRISYSPAAHLFLFLVQWTDCHLAGALGLLRILIYKVYMDGTTTMSTHERKACIREFYAVIYPSLLQLQKGVTDSEDKKQKAVCMERYRKRDEEENRQCSDIDVEREEECGICMEMNSKIVLPNCNHAMCMKCYREWRSRSQSCPFCRDSLKRVNSGDLWVYTDSRDIVDMATVTRENLRRLFMYIDKLPLVIPDTLFDTYDSHLR; from the exons ATGTACATAGCATCCATGCGAAAGTCATTCAAAGACTCTTTGAAAGTGCTTGAAGCTGATATTCAGCACGCTAATACCAT GGCCTCAGAGTTTTCAAGGGAGTATGATGGTGCCTGTCTTCAGATGCGAATATCATATAGTCCAGCTGCACACCTGTTCCTTTTTCTGGTGCAATGGACTGATTGCCATCTTGCAGGAGCCCTTGGTCTGCTAAGAATTCTGATTTACAAG GTGTATATGGATGGCACAACCACCATGTCTACCCATGAAAGGAAAGCATGTATTAGGGAGTTCTATG CTGTAATTTATCCCTCTTTACTGCAACTTCAAAAAGGTGTAACTGATTCTGAGGACAAAAAGCAGAAGGCAGTATGCATGGAAAGGTACCGAAAAagagatgaagaggaaaatagGCAATGTTCAGATATAGATgttgaaagagaagaagaatgtGGTATATGCATGGAGATGAATAGTAAGATTGTATTGCCCAACTGCAACCATGCAATGTGCATGAAATGTTACCGTGAATG GAGATCAAGATCACAATCATGCCCCTTTTGTCGTGACAGTCTTAAGAGAGTAAACTCTGGTGATCTCTGGGTATACACTGACAGCAGGGATATAGTTGACATGGCAACTGTGACAAGGGAGAATCTTAGGAGGCTGTTCATGTATATAGATAAGCTGCCTCTTGTTATACCTGATACTCTTTTTGATACTTATGATTCCCACTTAAGGTGA
- the LOC107423934 gene encoding uncharacterized protein LOC107423934 yields MRPDWTPAIVWRTVCGLGSAAIVERFRRNDIVVRYFCLLTKLPSKVRSAEGLGDGERQRASKLELLVAASSVRNPWSPKLIHSMTTLISQILSKNFSNIDILHSKFQFHFPSLSRKTRSLLHVPRQNWRRTPRTFGFSSVRANCASESTSYGGWDDLRLADDDSDRPGESDQLRKFLVSIGVDDRKHVVVFLLGLACALAISRVRVSSIVVFPATVLVFAIGFSIGAVRGGGIGEVNLTGNKRRAKEEIFRVYTEKLRNLVEVFNGFDVEVSNLKHNIQKAIDSREITVVDLENYVKVVESISLSASSAKSTLEVSIQDVGSSSVQFEDQKPAKRKKELSEIGYEFLQSCRGLFGENFADSKPTKVKNNFKRKNAEAALDDKTHGNNLVPSVEEMVSNSVNVNKQKANTGLSQHSSNKFILNENGNARTKNRKMSWEEMRGDDNSITESKEYGYQNNRSWFMNEQHISFKLHHNNQTERSDSCDNLLDSVNFSVRMKHMETETSLIQEKQLKKSDGTYESSFIGEEGDNDSYENSLTEEAMNVKDNFHVTDRLSGCERDVPPPASSMVSDDVMFDRYLTEANDLLNQAKEFIKDRHETERAEIILCRSAKLLSKAISMKPMSLLAVGQLGNTFLLHGELKLRISRELRILLSRSDVSSVEKRGRVHDRIRSRDEIASVLINVCEECEELLMEAGRKYRLALSIDANDVRALYNWGLALSFRGQLVADIGPEAAFDADKVFLAAIDKFDAMMSKGNVYAPDALFRWGMILQQRSRLRPFNSREKAKLLHQAKRLYEDALDMDSNNLQVRHALSTCISELGSRHY; encoded by the exons atgagGCCAGATTGGACACCGGCAATTGTATGGAGAACCGTTTGTGGACTGGGCTCAGCCGCCATAGTGGAAAGGTTCAGAAGAAACGACATCGTAGTAAGATATTTTTGTCTATTGACGAAATTACCCTCAAAAGTTCGATCTGCTGAAGGACTCGGCGATGGAGAGAGACAGCGAGCGAGCAAGCTAGAGCTGCTGGTTGCAGCGTCGTCCGTACGGAATCCTTGGTCTCCCAAACTAATCCACTCCATGACAACCCTAATATCCCAGATCCTGAGCAAAAATTTCTCAAACATTGATATCCtccattcaaaatttcaattccattttCCCTCGCTTTCTCGGAAAACCCGAAGCCTTTTACACGTTCCTCGCCAAAATTGGCGCCGGACTCCTAGAACGTTTGGGTTCTCATCGGTCAGAGCTAATTGTGCTTCTGAGTCGACGAGTTATGGCGGGTGGGACGATTTGAGGCTTGCTGACGACGACTCGGACCGACCTGGTGAGTCTGACCAGCTTCGTAAATTTCTTGTTTCCATAGGAGTTGATGATAGGAAGCATGTCGTTGTGTTTCTGTTAGGCCTTGCGTGTGCTTTGGCTATTTCTAGGGTTAGGGTTTCTTCAATTGTTGTATTTCCTGCTACTGTGTTGGTGTTTGCTATTGGGTTTTCAATTGGAGCTGTCCGTGGCGGAGGTATAGGCGAAGTGAACTTAACTGGAAATAAGAGACGGGCAAAAGAggaaatttttagggtttacacTGAAAAATTAAGGAATCTGGTCGAGGTCTTTAATGGGTTTGATGTTGAAGTTAGCAACCTAAAACATAATATACAGAAAGCTATTGATTCTAGAGAAATTACGGTGGTTGATTTAGAAAATTATGTTAAGGTAGTGGAATCAATTAGTTTATCGGCCTCAAGTGCTAAGAGTACACTTGAAGTTTCTATACAGGATGTTGGTAGTTCTAGTGTTCAGTTTGAGGATCAGAAACCTGCCAAGCGAAAGAAAGAGCTGAGTGAAATTGGCTATGAGTTTTTGCAGTCTTGTAGGGGTTTGTTTGGAGAAAACTTTGCTGATTCCAAGCCTACTAAagtaaaaaataactttaagcGGAAGAATGCAGAGGCAGCTTTGGATGATAAAACTCATGGTAATAATTTAGTTCCATCTGTTGAAGAAATGGTCTCCAATTCTGTTAATGTCAATAAACAAAAAGCAAATACTGGTCTTTCTCAACATTCATCtaataaattcattttaaatgaaaatggcAATGCAAGaacgaaaaatagaaaaatgagtTGGGAGGAGATGCGTGGAGACGATAACAGCATTACTGAGAGCAAAGAGTATGGTTACCAGAATAACAGATCCTGGTTTATGAATGAACAACATATTTCTTTCAAGTTGCATCATAATAATCAAACTGAGAGATCTGACTCCTGTGATAATCTACTTGATTCTGTCAATTTTAGTGTCAGAATGAAGCATATGGAAACTGAAACTTCCCTTATACAAGAGAAACAGCTTAAGAAATCTGACGGAACTTATGAGTCTTCTTTTATAGGGGAGGAGGGTGATAATGATAGTTATGAGAATTCATTGACGGAAGAAGCGATGAATGTCAAAGACAATTTTCATGTAACTGACCGCCTGTCTGGATGTGAAAGGGATGTGCCTCCCCCTGCATCTTCAATGGTTTCAGATGATGTAATGTTCGACAGATATCTTACTGAAGCTAATGACCTGCTGAATCAAGCCAAGGAATTCATAAAGGATAGACATGAAACAGAGCGTGCAGAAATCATATTGTGCAGGTCTGCCAAGCTACTGTCTAAAGCTATATCTATGAAGCCCATGAGTTTGTTGGCTGTGGGCCAGTTGGGAAACACGTTTCTTCTTCATGGAGAACTAAAATTAAGGATTAGTCGTGAGTTGAGAATTCTCCTTTCCAGAAGCGACGTTTCATCTGTTGAAAAAAGGGGTAGAGTACATGATAGAATTAGGAGTAGAGATGAAATTGCATCTGTCCTCATTAATGTGTGTGAAGAGTGTGAAGAACTCCTCATGGAAGCAGGGAGAAAGTATAGGTTGGCTTTGTCTATTGATGCAAATGATGTGAGGGCCCTGTATAATTGGGGTCTTGCTCTTTCCTTCCGGGGGCAGTTGGTTGCAGATATTGGCCCG GAAGCTGCTTTTGATGCTGACAAAGTGTTTTTAGCTGCAATTGATAAGTTTGATGCGATGATGTCTAAAGGCAATGTTTATGCACCTGATG CTCTGTTCAGATGGGGCATGATACTGCAGCAAAGATCCCGCTTACGGCCATTTAATAGTAGAGAGAAGGCAAAGTTGCTACACCAGGCAAAGAGGTTATATGAAGATGCACTTGATATGGACTCCAACAATCTTCAAGTAAGGCACGCCTTGTCAACATGCATATCTGAGCTTGGCAGTAGGCACTATTAG
- the LOC107423942 gene encoding CBS domain-containing protein CBSX5: MAVSLFAHEVSDLCLGKPALRSLSFTATVGEALSALKKLGDSCISVWSCDHSKSSCIGDESCCRCVGKVCMVDVICFLCKEDNLSSPLTALQAPVSDLIPKDTTLVRHLEPNASLVEAIDLILEGAQNLVIPIQTKNSTRKKPLINNPLSDSTLHKNREYCWLTQEDIIRYLLNCIGLFCPTAINPINALKVIDFDDIPVVHYDDPASSALTLISNSLVHQTSVAIVDVEGKLIGEISPFTLNSCEETTAAAIATLSAGDLMAYIDGGGPPEDLVQLVKERLEERSYGAFVELMEEESTISSSSSFCSCSSDDEFGPVRSGKLGSYSARLVRRSEAIVCYPWSSMVAVMIQALAHRVSYVWVVEEDGTLSGIVTFAGMLKVFREHVKSMG; the protein is encoded by the exons ATGGCAGTGAGTTTGTTCGCACATGAGGTGTCAGACCTATGCCTTGGAAAGCCTGCGCTTAGGTCACTTTCTTTCACCGCCACCGTTGGCGAAGCCTTATCGGCATTGAAGAAGCTCGGAGATAGCTGTATAAGCGTTTGGAGCTGTGACCATTCGAAGAGTAGTTGTATTGGGGATGAGAGTTGTTGTAGATGTGTAGGGAAGGTTTGCATGGTCGATGTTATCTGTTTTCTCTGCAAGGAAGATAACCTTTCGTCTCCTTTGACGGCGCTTCAAGCTCCGGTTTCCGATTTGATTCCTAAGGATACTACGCTTGTTAGGCATTTGGAACCCAACGCCAg CTTGGTGGAGGCCATAGATCTAATTCTTGAAGGTGCACAGAACCTGGTTATACCAATTCAAACCAAGAACAGTACAAGAAAGAAGCCCCTCATCAACAACCCCTTGTCTGACTCCACCCTCCACAAAAACCGGGAATACTGCTGGCTCACCCAGGAAGATATTATCCGCTACCTCCTCAACTGCATAGGCCTCTTTTGCCCCACCGCAATCAACCCCATCAACGCCCTTAAAGTCATTGATTTCGACGACATCCCAGTCGTCCATTACGATGACCCTGCATCATCTGCATTGACCCTTATCTCCAACTCACTTGTTCATCAAACCTCTGTTGCCATTGTTGATGTGGAAGGCAAGTTGATAGGTGAAATCTCACCCTTCACCCTCAATTCCTGCGAGGAGACCACAGCAGCGGCCATAGCAACTCTCTCCGCTGGGGATTTGATGGCATACATTGACGGCGGTGGTCCACCAGAGGACTTAGTGCAGCTAGTGAAAGAGAGACTCGAGGAGCGTAGTTATGGGGCATTTGTGGAGTTGATGGAAGAAGAATCCACaatttcatcatcttcttcatttTGTTCATGCTCATCAGATGACGAGTTTGGCCCGGTGAGGAGTGGGAAGCTAGGCAGCTACTCAGCGAGGCTGGTAAGAAGGTCGGAAGCCATTGTGTGCTACCCTTGGAGCTCGATGGTGGCAGTGATGATTCAAGCTCTTGCCCACCGTGTGAGTTATGTGTGGGTTGTTGAAGAGGATGGAACTTTGTCTGGCATTGTTACATTTGCAGGAATGTTGAAAGTTTTCCGGGAACACGTGAAATCTATGGGATAA